From Halanaeroarchaeum sulfurireducens, a single genomic window includes:
- a CDS encoding 2'-5' RNA ligase family protein yields MYSLNVPLPPAVHDLTSSLRPRLVGFDRVRDSRTRTLVIKRLDADDRREYLGVERRAKKALRGAPAFEARIGDVGVFRDPPRGPAPVVYLAVESPGLRSIHERLTDALGAVPDLEGDGYTPHVTLARGGGGRAIDRLRDATFEPVTWTVDELEFYDARHAERIDAVPLPA; encoded by the coding sequence GTGTACAGTCTGAACGTCCCGCTTCCGCCCGCGGTCCACGACCTCACGTCGTCGTTACGGCCCAGACTCGTGGGCTTCGACCGGGTGCGCGACAGCCGGACCAGAACGCTGGTCATCAAGCGCCTCGACGCCGACGACCGCCGGGAGTATCTTGGGGTCGAGCGGCGGGCAAAGAAGGCCCTCCGCGGCGCCCCAGCGTTCGAGGCACGTATTGGGGACGTCGGGGTGTTCCGTGATCCGCCGCGCGGCCCCGCCCCGGTGGTCTACCTGGCCGTGGAGAGCCCCGGACTGCGTTCGATCCACGAGCGACTGACCGACGCGCTCGGTGCGGTGCCGGACCTCGAAGGTGACGGGTACACCCCGCACGTTACGCTGGCTCGCGGCGGTGGCGGCCGGGCCATCGACCGGCTTCGGGACGCGACGTTCGAGCCAGTCACCTGGACGGTCGATGAACTGGAATTCTACGACGCTCGCCACGCCGAGCGCATCGACGCCGTCCCCCTCCCCGCCTAG
- a CDS encoding ATP-dependent DNA helicase, giving the protein MAAEDYPSFFPKPEPYENQEPAMERIADALEEGRDVLFEGACGTGKTLAALAPALAYARANDKTVVITTNVHQQMRQFIHEAREINGEQPINAVVFKGKSSMCHIDVDYEECQVLRDNTHDLVDAQQELEELQERERELLERSQKGSAEAAESRQTVLEEIDQLEAQIEDLRSANTCEHYYNNVTRNDDAFFGWLYDDVRTPEDIYDYAQDRGYCGYELLKEGMDGVDLAVANYHHLLDPSIRTQFFRWLGRDPGDVVAVFDEAHNVEDAARDHATRTLSERTLDGAIDEMVDREDPRAEAALRVFRPFRDALVDTYDESFGFGDREAVGPNWEDVPVANEEGRDDLTLAFLRQYEGPDIEDDLRLAQQIGVDLDQQYEEAYKRGDANTRKESQTLTASVFVEAYLTEGDELGQYPTLAVRRDEGRDEIIGRAELYTCIPRRVTEPLFDQVHASVLMSATLRPFDVFADVLGLDDPETMAYGLSFPESRRRTFAVDVPPLFASKREDRSVQRTIADALADVVRFAPGNALFFFPSYGEAERYHDLLGDRIDATRYLDRAGVSVEQRRTEFVADDNAVMFTSLWATLAEGVSFDGDDARTVAVVGVPYPHLDERADAVQTAYDEAFGDRADDAGWRYAVEIPTVRKTRQALGRVLRSPEDFGARVLLDRRYTARSRTEMGEYSVNETFPPEERAELVDVQPRKLKYAMLNFFQDVDAYDGDPPTP; this is encoded by the coding sequence GTGGCAGCCGAGGACTACCCGAGTTTCTTCCCGAAGCCCGAGCCGTACGAGAACCAGGAGCCCGCGATGGAGCGCATCGCTGACGCCCTCGAGGAGGGGCGCGACGTGCTCTTCGAGGGGGCCTGCGGGACCGGGAAGACCCTCGCCGCGCTCGCACCCGCGCTGGCCTACGCGCGGGCCAACGACAAGACGGTCGTCATCACGACGAACGTCCATCAGCAGATGCGCCAGTTTATCCACGAGGCACGCGAGATCAACGGCGAACAACCCATCAACGCCGTGGTCTTCAAGGGAAAGTCCTCGATGTGCCACATCGACGTCGACTACGAGGAGTGCCAGGTGCTCCGCGACAACACCCACGATCTGGTCGACGCCCAGCAGGAACTCGAGGAGCTACAGGAGCGCGAGCGGGAGTTGCTGGAACGGTCCCAGAAGGGCAGCGCCGAGGCCGCCGAGAGCCGACAGACCGTCCTCGAGGAGATCGACCAGCTCGAAGCGCAGATCGAGGACCTGCGCTCGGCGAACACCTGCGAGCACTACTACAACAACGTCACCCGGAACGACGACGCCTTCTTCGGCTGGCTCTACGACGACGTCCGCACACCGGAGGACATCTACGACTACGCCCAGGATCGAGGGTATTGCGGGTACGAGTTGCTCAAGGAGGGGATGGACGGGGTCGACCTGGCGGTCGCGAACTACCACCACCTCCTCGACCCGAGCATCCGGACGCAGTTCTTTCGGTGGCTGGGCCGTGACCCCGGGGACGTGGTCGCCGTCTTCGACGAGGCACACAACGTCGAGGACGCGGCCCGCGACCACGCGACCCGGACACTCAGCGAGCGGACCCTTGACGGAGCCATCGACGAGATGGTCGACCGAGAGGACCCGCGCGCGGAGGCGGCGCTGCGCGTGTTCCGCCCGTTTCGCGACGCACTCGTCGACACCTACGACGAGTCGTTCGGCTTCGGGGACCGCGAGGCCGTCGGCCCCAACTGGGAGGACGTCCCCGTGGCGAACGAGGAGGGACGTGACGACCTCACGCTCGCGTTCCTCCGGCAGTACGAGGGGCCGGACATCGAGGACGACCTGCGCCTCGCCCAGCAGATCGGGGTCGACCTCGACCAGCAGTACGAGGAGGCCTACAAGCGCGGTGACGCGAACACGCGCAAAGAGAGCCAGACGCTGACAGCGAGCGTCTTCGTCGAGGCCTACCTCACGGAGGGCGACGAACTGGGCCAGTACCCGACGCTCGCCGTCCGACGGGACGAGGGGCGCGACGAGATCATCGGTCGCGCGGAGCTGTACACCTGCATCCCGCGGCGGGTCACGGAACCCCTGTTCGACCAGGTCCACGCGTCGGTCCTGATGAGCGCGACACTGCGGCCCTTCGACGTGTTTGCGGACGTGCTCGGCCTCGACGATCCAGAGACGATGGCCTACGGCCTGAGTTTTCCCGAGTCGCGCCGTCGGACATTCGCCGTGGACGTCCCACCACTGTTCGCCAGCAAGCGCGAGGATCGGTCCGTCCAGCGGACCATCGCCGACGCGCTGGCCGACGTCGTCCGGTTCGCGCCCGGGAACGCACTGTTCTTCTTCCCGAGCTATGGCGAGGCCGAGCGGTACCACGACCTGCTCGGGGACCGGATCGACGCGACGCGGTATCTCGATCGGGCGGGCGTCTCCGTCGAACAGCGGCGCACCGAGTTCGTCGCCGACGACAACGCGGTCATGTTCACCTCGCTGTGGGCCACGCTCGCGGAGGGGGTCAGTTTCGACGGCGACGACGCCCGCACGGTCGCGGTCGTCGGTGTGCCCTATCCGCATCTCGACGAGCGAGCCGATGCCGTCCAGACCGCCTACGACGAGGCCTTCGGGGATCGCGCCGACGACGCCGGCTGGCGCTACGCCGTCGAGATTCCGACCGTCAGGAAGACACGGCAGGCGCTGGGCCGTGTGTTGCGCTCGCCGGAGGACTTCGGGGCACGGGTGCTCCTCGACCGGCGGTACACCGCCCGCAGCCGGACCGAAATGGGCGAGTACAGCGTCAATGAGACGTTCCCACCCGAGGAGCGCGCCGAACTCGTCGACGTCCAGCCGCGGAAACTCAAGTACGCGATGCTCAACTTCTTCCAGGACGTGGACGCGTACGACGGCGACCCGCCGACGCCCTAG
- a CDS encoding DUF7554 family protein has translation MKTPRFDVGTLVRVALLLAVVLVALWIVRLVLQLTTWILFKLLPVLVALALLALVVRWLLDRR, from the coding sequence ATGAAAACGCCGCGTTTCGACGTCGGGACGCTCGTGCGGGTCGCTCTCCTGCTCGCCGTCGTCCTGGTGGCCCTCTGGATCGTGCGATTGGTCCTCCAGCTCACCACCTGGATCCTGTTCAAACTGCTCCCCGTCCTCGTCGCGCTCGCCCTCCTCGCGCTGGTGGTGCGGTGGCTGCTCGACCGCCGGTGA